The sequence below is a genomic window from candidate division WOR-3 bacterium.
GACTGCATATTATGCCTCCGTGAAGATACCCTTCGTAGCCCTGAAATTTTTTTCCGCAATCGAAGTCAGCCCAAACAGACCCTTCTGCTTTTCCATGAAATCTCAACCTCATCGAGGAAGGATTTTCTTCACCGCATAACATGCAGTGTTTATGAGAATCCGGAATGCCTAAAAGGTAATCAGTGGTCACAATAATTTTCAGTGGCTTCAAGTTTTCCGTTGATATAATCCAGAACAAGTTTTTCAGGTTTTTCAACGGGAGCGCCAACGACTACTTTTATGCTAAATTGATCGAAAAAACTGACAGCTTTGTTGCCCATACCTCCCGTTATGACTACATCAACACCCTTTTCACTCAACCATTTAGGCAAAATTCCTGGTTCATGAGGAGGCGGCGCAAAATCTTCTCTGCCGACAATCTCCTTTCTATCTTCGTCTACAGAAAGAATTGCCACTTTCCGACAATGTCCAAAATGAACGTTCAGCATTCCATTTTCAATTGGAACAGCAACCTTCATCCGACCTCCTGTTTTAATAGTTTATCTTCCTTGAGAAATAATCTTCTCCGCTATTTGGGAAAAAACTTTGGACATGTTAGAACTTTTAGGTGATGTTACTAGGGGTCTGCCCTCGTCTCCGGAATTGACAATTTCGAGTTCGATCGGAACTTTTCCGAGGAAAGGCACTCCTGAATTTTTTGCCATCGCTTCGCCCCCGCCGCTTTTAAAAATGTCTGTGTTTTTACCGCAGTGAGGACAAATAAAGCCACTCATGTTTTCGACAACTCCGAGAACCGGCACGTCGAGTTTTTTGCAGAAGTTAAGTGATTTTCTGACGTCTGCGGCTGCAACTTCCTGAGGTGTAGCCACCACAACCGCTTCAACGGTTTTTCCCAAAAACTGAACTGTAGAGAGTATCTCATCGCCAGTCCCGGGAGGGCAGTCCACTATGAGAAAATCAAGTTTTCCCCATTTGACGTCTTTCAGAAATTGTTTGATTAAACCGGTCTTCAAAGGACCTCTCCATATAACAGCATCATCAGGATTTTCGAGCAAAAATCCGATGGAAATAATT
It includes:
- a CDS encoding NifB/NifX family molybdenum-iron cluster-binding protein yields the protein MKVAVPIENGMLNVHFGHCRKVAILSVDEDRKEIVGREDFAPPPHEPGILPKWLSEKGVDVVITGGMGNKAVSFFDQFSIKVVVGAPVEKPEKLVLDYINGKLEATENYCDH
- a CDS encoding Mrp/NBP35 family ATP-binding protein, with translation MQANPMSNDKQLIEKLSEIDRKIVVLSGKGGVGKSTVAVNLAFALAFLGKKTGLLDVDIHGPSVPTMLGKATTRAFGEGSEIMPVEVENVKNLKIISIGFLLENPDDAVIWRGPLKTGLIKQFLKDVKWGKLDFLIVDCPPGTGDEILSTVQFLGKTVEAVVVATPQEVAAADVRKSLNFCKKLDVPVLGVVENMSGFICPHCGKNTDIFKSGGGEAMAKNSGVPFLGKVPIELEIVNSGDEGRPLVTSPKSSNMSKVFSQIAEKIISQGR